In Streptomyces sp. V2I9, a genomic segment contains:
- a CDS encoding MbtH family NRPS accessory protein — MSETDDHYVIVRNHEDQYSVWSARREIPAGWEPVGEPASRTACLERIGELWTDMRPASLRAAMQSR, encoded by the coding sequence ATGTCTGAGACCGACGACCACTACGTCATCGTCCGCAACCACGAGGACCAGTACTCGGTCTGGAGCGCCCGGCGGGAGATTCCCGCGGGCTGGGAACCGGTCGGCGAACCCGCCTCGCGCACCGCCTGCCTGGAGCGGATCGGCGAACTGTGGACCGACATGCGCCCCGCCAGCCTGCGCGCCGCCATGCAGTCCCGCTGA
- a CDS encoding amino acid adenylation domain-containing protein, giving the protein MMPGPLVHHLFEAQAAQTPDAPAVVWDGGTLSFRELDEQADLLANALTGHGIRPERLVGVSMDPSPKLLLTMLAVWKAGGVYVPVDPSLPRAVAETMLRHADVAAFVRNGPAALEPDGIPVLDLATLDLAAHTPTAPRPVIRPANLAYCVFTSGSTGMPKPVAVAHDSLVNHTLSLRDQLKLSPRDRSLQFTAMAFDAALEEIMPAWSAGAAVVMPAERRFTSHEFTGLIERLSVTMVSLPSAYWHQWVDDLTAGLVTLPPTLRIAFIGGDKIFVDKLTAWSQIPGADAVEWVSDYGPTETSISVALHRPDGSNTHSTVDGSDYALVPIGRPFADADIHILDPDLDPVPDTTPGDLWVGGPPVARGYYASPALTADRFLPDPFGPPGARMYRTGDRASRESDGTLVFLGRSDRQVKVRGQRVEPGQVESAVHRCTGVRDAVVLTVDTPPYGSRLVAYIEADPGVDETAIRTELTDRLPEFMVPHTLVLMDRIPRSPLNGKVARAQLPPVTPPTPAPAGPGNTTTTLEHVLGLLAGDVLETAPLDREQDFFTAGGDSLRAFRLLSRIAEVTGAALPFAAFRENPHPAGLAALVRRTRGHDTAHGPIPPRTERTDRLPAARGQQALWFLHQIHRAAPAYTIPLCYTLRGPLDTDRLDTALTTLTARHETLRTVFEADGGKIWQRIRPTTPVHTTLTETTGPTEAARLAEQEAARPFDLAAGPLLRSHLFRTGPDEHLWLLTIHHAVFDDWSLTVFWRELSALYTGRPLPEPTLQYADYCAWQDRWLRGPEAAKQRDHWRTHLTPAPALPAPGTPPPPGTPTTTDGFALPLPPHTLDPAAVTALAASRGTTVPVVLLAAFFATLRRTAGTDEAVIGVPAACRNRPGTEDLIGYLVNTLALRMPFTAGMSFGDLIARTDQALAHALSHQDLPYSDVVEALPRPPGGPTPLFHAMFAMQSTPHDSHHTLDGLDIGEHFLHTRTAKVPLTWTMRQSPDALDGEVEYAADHFDRNTARHWQDTLLHLLTAALADPDTPVDTLPLQEP; this is encoded by the coding sequence ATGATGCCCGGCCCCCTGGTCCACCACCTCTTCGAAGCGCAGGCTGCGCAGACCCCCGACGCCCCCGCCGTGGTCTGGGACGGCGGCACCCTCAGCTTCCGCGAACTCGACGAGCAGGCCGACCTGCTCGCCAACGCGCTCACCGGCCACGGAATCCGGCCCGAACGGCTGGTCGGGGTCAGCATGGACCCCTCCCCGAAACTCCTGCTGACCATGCTCGCGGTGTGGAAGGCCGGCGGCGTCTACGTCCCCGTCGACCCCTCCCTGCCCCGCGCCGTCGCCGAGACCATGCTCCGCCACGCCGACGTCGCCGCCTTCGTCCGCAACGGACCCGCCGCCCTCGAACCCGACGGCATCCCCGTCCTGGACCTCGCCACCCTGGACCTGGCCGCCCACACCCCCACCGCACCCCGGCCCGTCATCCGCCCCGCCAACCTCGCGTACTGCGTGTTCACCTCCGGCTCCACCGGCATGCCCAAACCGGTGGCCGTCGCCCACGACAGCCTCGTCAACCACACCCTGTCCCTGCGCGACCAGCTCAAGCTCTCCCCCCGCGACCGCAGCCTCCAGTTCACCGCGATGGCCTTCGACGCCGCCCTGGAAGAGATCATGCCCGCCTGGAGCGCGGGAGCCGCAGTCGTCATGCCCGCCGAACGCCGCTTCACCAGCCACGAGTTCACCGGCCTGATCGAACGCCTGTCGGTGACCATGGTGAGCCTGCCCAGCGCCTACTGGCACCAATGGGTCGACGACCTCACCGCCGGCCTGGTCACCCTCCCGCCCACCCTGCGCATCGCGTTCATCGGCGGCGACAAGATCTTCGTCGACAAACTCACCGCCTGGTCACAGATTCCCGGCGCGGACGCCGTCGAGTGGGTCTCCGACTACGGACCCACCGAAACCTCGATCAGCGTCGCCCTGCACCGCCCCGACGGCAGCAACACCCACAGCACCGTGGACGGCAGCGACTACGCCCTGGTCCCCATCGGCCGCCCCTTCGCCGACGCCGACATCCACATCCTCGACCCCGACCTCGACCCCGTCCCCGACACCACCCCCGGAGACCTCTGGGTCGGCGGCCCGCCCGTCGCCCGCGGCTACTACGCCTCCCCGGCCCTCACCGCCGACCGCTTCCTGCCCGACCCCTTCGGCCCGCCCGGCGCACGCATGTACCGCACCGGAGACCGCGCCAGCCGCGAGAGCGACGGCACCCTGGTCTTCCTCGGCCGCTCCGACCGCCAGGTCAAAGTACGCGGCCAGCGCGTCGAACCCGGCCAGGTCGAAAGCGCCGTCCACCGCTGCACCGGCGTCAGGGACGCCGTCGTCCTCACCGTGGACACACCCCCCTACGGCTCCCGCCTCGTCGCCTACATCGAAGCCGACCCCGGCGTGGACGAAACAGCCATCCGCACCGAACTCACCGACCGCCTCCCCGAGTTCATGGTCCCCCACACCCTCGTCCTGATGGACCGCATCCCCCGCTCACCCCTCAACGGCAAAGTCGCCCGCGCCCAACTGCCCCCCGTCACACCCCCCACCCCCGCCCCCGCCGGCCCGGGAAACACCACGACCACCCTGGAACACGTACTCGGCCTCCTCGCCGGCGACGTCCTGGAAACCGCCCCCCTCGACCGCGAACAGGACTTCTTCACCGCCGGCGGCGACTCCCTGCGCGCCTTCCGCCTCCTGAGCCGCATCGCCGAAGTCACCGGCGCCGCACTGCCCTTCGCCGCCTTCCGCGAAAACCCCCACCCCGCAGGCCTCGCCGCCCTCGTACGCCGCACCCGCGGACACGACACCGCCCACGGGCCGATCCCGCCCCGCACCGAGCGCACCGACCGCCTCCCGGCCGCACGAGGACAACAGGCCCTGTGGTTCCTCCACCAGATCCACCGCGCCGCCCCCGCCTACACCATCCCCCTGTGCTACACCCTGCGCGGCCCCCTCGACACCGACCGCCTGGACACCGCCCTCACCACCCTCACCGCCCGCCACGAAACACTGCGCACCGTGTTCGAGGCGGACGGCGGCAAGATCTGGCAGCGCATCCGCCCCACCACACCCGTACACACCACCCTCACCGAAACCACCGGCCCCACCGAAGCGGCCCGCCTCGCCGAACAGGAAGCGGCCCGCCCCTTCGACCTGGCGGCCGGCCCCCTCCTGCGCTCCCACCTCTTCCGCACCGGCCCCGACGAACACCTGTGGCTGCTCACCATCCACCACGCCGTCTTCGACGACTGGTCCCTCACCGTGTTCTGGCGGGAACTGAGCGCCCTCTACACCGGCCGCCCCCTGCCCGAACCCACCCTCCAGTACGCCGACTACTGCGCCTGGCAGGACCGCTGGCTGCGCGGCCCCGAGGCCGCGAAACAACGCGACCACTGGCGCACCCACCTCACCCCGGCCCCCGCCCTCCCGGCCCCCGGCACCCCGCCCCCGCCCGGCACCCCCACCACCACCGACGGCTTCGCCCTGCCCCTGCCCCCCCACACCCTCGACCCGGCCGCCGTCACCGCCCTCGCCGCCTCCCGCGGCACCACCGTCCCCGTCGTCCTCCTCGCCGCCTTCTTCGCCACCCTGCGGCGCACCGCCGGCACCGACGAAGCCGTCATCGGCGTACCGGCCGCCTGCCGCAACCGGCCCGGCACCGAGGACCTCATCGGCTACCTGGTCAACACCCTCGCCCTGCGCATGCCGTTCACCGCCGGCATGAGCTTCGGCGACCTCATCGCCCGCACCGACCAGGCCCTGGCCCACGCACTGAGCCACCAGGACCTGCCCTACTCCGACGTCGTGGAAGCCCTGCCCCGGCCCCCCGGCGGCCCCACACCCCTCTTCCACGCGATGTTCGCCATGCAGTCCACCCCCCACGACAGCCACCACACCCTCGACGGCCTCGACATCGGCGAACACTTCCTCCACACCCGCACCGCGAAGGTGCCCCTGACCTGGACCATGCGCCAGAGCCCCGACGCACTGGACGGCGAGGTCGAATACGCCGCCGACCACTTCGACCGGAACACCGCACGCCACTGGCAGGACACCCTGCTCCACCTCCTGACCGCAGCACTGGCCGACCCCGACACCCCCGTCGACACCCTGCCCCTCCAGGAGCCCTGA